The DNA window GACTTTATCGGCCATCTTCAACAGCGGTCTTAAGCAATCAGGGGAAAACTTTCTAGCAAACAAGTAAGAACTCGAATAATTCGATTTCCTAAGTTGGTGAATCAACTCCGGCGATACCTCAGCCGGTGAGTAAGTGTAGGGGTGGCCATTTGTGGTGCTCGTCCAATTAACCCTAGTCAACGTGTAATGTGTGCATCCATCTGGATCCTGCATTGACAGCAGAGTAGGAAAATAGTGCTCCTCCGGGTAACACTCATCTGCCCTGTAACAAGGCAGCTTGAATTTCTTCCAAAGCGCTCTATCTTTGATTACCATGAGCGCGTGTCGGCGAGTCAAAACGAAGAACTGAGATCCTACCCTAAACTTAGTGAAGGGCACCTCCGGCAACAAAGCTGACCTCCCTCTGGCAATGTAGCGCTTCCAGAGACGAGGTTCCTTCGAGATGATCTCAACAAAGCTCTTATACCTAATGCGAACCCCGTACTGAGTCAACCCGGTGTCGGAATCGTCGGTGGAGGAATCAAAGGATCGCGACGAGATAATTGAGTCGTAGACGTAATGGAATGAGTGCAGGGGGATGCAGTATTGCGATAGGACAGCAAAGAATGCGTTGGCGGGATCGTCGATGAGGGCATGTGCAATCAAGCGGCGTGTGGCGGAGATAAGAGTAGGGGAGGCCCGGAAAGTCCGCTTCGCAGAGATGAACTGATTCTCGAATACTCCCCGAGGATGGGTGACATTGACAGAGGGGTCGGCGTGGACGTAGACATTGAAGAGATCACGATTGGAAGGAAAGAATCGCTCCCACAAAGGGGCAAAGTAGAGATCGGAATTGGTAAGGAAGAGGAAAGCGATCTTGAGCTTAGGGTTGGGGGAGGAGAGATGGGAATAATGGTGGGAATCGGAGGCGGCACGGCGGAAGAGCAACAGATCGTCGAACTCATCCTTGGCAGGGATGGGGAAGGTTTGTCGAGGCGGAAGGATATGCGGGGCCAACAAGAAGAGGATCGGTACAGAAagcaagagaaagaaggagagaaCGAATGAGGTGGAGAACATTGAGgaagaggaggtggaggaggaggaagagcagGAGGGAATCTTTATGTGATGCCACCAATCTTGAAGCAGCCAACAGTGGTGGTTGTGGACATGGTGGTGGTGGGAAGGAAAACTTGGAGGATCTATCTTGGAATGGAAAGTGAAAGAAAGTGAGGGAAAATTGGGTGctaattttcttctattttggtGATTATAGTCGGAGATTGAGTGTGAATCTCAAGTCGCTCAAGAATATTTGGTTTGTTGGTTTCAGAGAGACGAGTAAGAGAGACTGGAGATTCATGGAGTCGTGACTCGCAACTCGTGAGTGGGTTGAGACCGGTATTACAATCATTTCCTCCGTTATACTTGACAGCGTGGGACTGGTGTCTGGCTCACGCCGTTACTTGGTGGGAAACGGATCTTGAGATGGCATTCTGATTTGTGAATCACAGGCGTTAATACTAGAGGTGAAATATAGGCCGGCTCGGCCCACCTTGGTCAACAGGCCATTCCGGCCCATTTTGATACCTTCAGGACTTactaagaaaatagaaaaacctCCAAGGCTCTAAAACAGTATCACCCTTGATAATTATAACGTCAACATTTACAGAAACAATCAAACAAGCACAAGGATCGGGACAAAACCTTGTAGGGCGATTGCAGAATATTGGAGCCCTAGCAAGAACATGCAAAAAATG is part of the Tripterygium wilfordii isolate XIE 37 chromosome 7, ASM1340144v1, whole genome shotgun sequence genome and encodes:
- the LOC120001808 gene encoding glycosyltransferase BC10, which codes for MFSTSFVLSFFLLLSVPILFLLAPHILPPRQTFPIPAKDEFDDLLLFRRAASDSHHYSHLSSPNPKLKIAFLFLTNSDLYFAPLWERFFPSNRDLFNVYVHADPSVNVTHPRGVFENQFISAKRTFRASPTLISATRRLIAHALIDDPANAFFAVLSQYCIPLHSFHYVYDSIISSRSFDSSTDDSDTGLTQYGVRIRYKSFVEIISKEPRLWKRYIARGRSALLPEVPFTKFRVGSQFFVLTRRHALMVIKDRALWKKFKLPCYRADECYPEEHYFPTLLSMQDPDGCTHYTLTRVNWTSTTNGHPYTYSPAEVSPELIHQLRKSNYSSSYLFARKFSPDCLRPLLKMADKVIFQD